A window of the Eleutherodactylus coqui strain aEleCoq1 chromosome 8, aEleCoq1.hap1, whole genome shotgun sequence genome harbors these coding sequences:
- the LOC136577463 gene encoding uncharacterized protein: MMKEYEFCSRSLGKLQMTVDGLRSKANYGSKWKRPEYAEQIRKIKMEMKASKDRKKEILDTGGPMAERLRNQERFDASRDYAGLNALPAFSPADRKSAAGSSSSSSDEGEVRSQKPGEASQPLSQSSSQCSIPARQPEPALSSGSSTENGGTSTSEADTSGEDFTESSKGGCLRSETHRVKSPLDFSLFSFGDDSPPEDMYSRKKKKKKTVEVKPLGWEEACGN; the protein is encoded by the exons ATGATGAAGGAATATGaattctgcagcaggagcctgGGGAAGCTCCAGATGACAGTGGATGGACTAAGATCTAAGGCAAATTATGGTTCTAAGTGGAAGCGCCCAGAGTATGCTGAGCAAATTAGGAAgataaaaatggaaatgaaagcaTCAAAGGACAGAAAGAAGGAGATTCTTGATACTGGGGGTCCCATGGCCGAGAGGCTTAGAAATCAGGAACGATTTGATGCATCCCGGGACTATGCGGGGTTAAATGCCCTGCCAGCTTTTTCCCCTGCTGATAGGAAGAGTgcagctggcagcagcagcagcagcagcgatgAAGGTGAAGTGCGCTCACAAAAACCAGGGGAGGCTTCCCAGCCTCTGTCCCAGTCCTCATCTCAGTGCAGCATTCCAGCCAGGCAGCCGGAGCCGGCACTCTCCTCCGGGTCTTCCACAGAGAATGGCGGGACGAGCACCAGTGAGGCGGACACAAGCGGGGAGGACTTTACTGAAAGCAGCAAGGGTGGTTGTCTCAGATCTGAAACCCACAGAGTTAAATCTCCCCTGGACTTCTCCCTGTTTTCCTTTGGAGATGACTCCCCGCCAGAAGACATGTAtagcaggaaaaagaagaaaaagaaaacggTAGAAGTG aaacccctcggatgggaagaggcttgtggaaactga